A single Vigna radiata var. radiata cultivar VC1973A chromosome 8, Vradiata_ver6, whole genome shotgun sequence DNA region contains:
- the LOC106771948 gene encoding uncharacterized protein LOC106771948 isoform X2 yields the protein MAHNLFVPMAHRVFFNIWPSLSRYCFLFAGIALHKLLSLEDDHHHEDHKEPQALLYGPFSAATEHTSNLGLCTDRITPNSWDELDLVGGRKTGPAREQSRCYFF from the exons atggCTCATAATTTATTTGTTCCTATGGCTCACAGGGTCTTCTTTAATATTTGGCCATCTTTGTCTAGGTATTGTTTTCTATTTGCTGGAATAGCTCTCCACAAACTTTTGAGTTTAGAAGATGATCATCATCATGAAGATCATAAGGAGCCACAAGCACTTCTTTATGGACCATTTTCGGCTGCAACAGAGCACACATCTAACCTCGGTTTATGCACAGATCGTATAACCCCAAATTCGTGGGACGAATTG GACCTTGTTGGGGGAAGGAAGACTGGACCTGCTAGAGAGCAGAGTAGGTGCTACTTCTTTTAG
- the LOC106771948 gene encoding uncharacterized protein LOC106771948 isoform X1: MAHNLFVPMAHRVFFNIWPSLSRYCFLFAGIALHKLLSLEDDHHHEDHKEPQALLYGPFSAATEHTSNLGLCTDRITPNSWDELVITANYAIKSGKGSLLIITPKFNHNNSHYTWS; this comes from the exons atggCTCATAATTTATTTGTTCCTATGGCTCACAGGGTCTTCTTTAATATTTGGCCATCTTTGTCTAGGTATTGTTTTCTATTTGCTGGAATAGCTCTCCACAAACTTTTGAGTTTAGAAGATGATCATCATCATGAAGATCATAAGGAGCCACAAGCACTTCTTTATGGACCATTTTCGGCTGCAACAGAGCACACATCTAACCTCGGTTTATGCACAGATCGTATAACCCCAAATTCGTGGGACGAATTG GTTATCACTGCTAATTATGCCATCAAAAGTGGAAAAGGATCACTGCTAATTATCACTCCTAAATTCAATCACAATAACAGTCACTATACCTGGAGCTAA